From the Lathyrus oleraceus cultivar Zhongwan6 chromosome 4, CAAS_Psat_ZW6_1.0, whole genome shotgun sequence genome, one window contains:
- the LOC127136041 gene encoding uncharacterized protein LOC127136041 encodes MSQESEASNSDENKHQKGREKLYKRMVQCYCCNIFDHFDKDCWSNKERKSEEANIARGDSDDEPMLLMAYESDDDELVRLTFSDSEGDFEYKSESEDESEYEGSEDESKSEGSKDESKSEGSEEESEFEGSEAEIESEGDSEAKGEVAYKEDSASKGESELENKSEGDSEDEEDSKGESDSEGESDSDPDYNDDPESGDESEPGNDSSSESESEGEIDSKEESDSSLDSNSDLDCGGSLDYENILDFEGGHASEVGTFGVPASDNVPESEGSKQV; translated from the exons ATGTCTCAAGAGTCAGAAGCCTCTAATTCTGATGAGAATAAACATCAGAAGGGAAGGGAGAAGCTTTACAAGAGAATGGttcaatgttactgttgtaaTATATTTGACCACTTTGATAAggactgttggtcaaacaaggaaaggaagtCAGAAGAAGCAAACATAGCCAGAGGAGATTCGGATGATGAACCTATGCTATTGATGGCTTATGAATCTGATGATGATGAACTTGTGAGATTGACATTTTCTGATTCTGAAGGAGACTTTGAATATAAGTCAGAATCAGAAGATGAGTCAGAATATGAAGGTTCTGAAGATGAGTCAAAATCTGAAGGTTCTAAAGATGAGTCAAAATCTGAAGGTTCTGAAGAAGAGTCAGAATTTGAGGGTTCTGAAGCTGAAATTGAGTCAGAAGGTGACTCTGAAGCTAAAGGAGAAGTTGCCTATAAAGAGGATTCTGCCTCTAAAGGTGAGTCGGAATTAGAAAATAAGTCTGAAGGTGACTCTGAAGATGAAGAAGACTCTAAAGGagagtctgactctgaaggtgaatctgattctGATCCAGATTATAATGATGATCCAGAATCTGGAG ATGAGTCAGAGCCTGGAAATGATTCTTCGAGTGAGTCAGAATCAGAAGGCGAGATTGATTCTAAGGAAGAATCTGATTCTAGTCTAGATTCTAATAGTGATTTAGATTGTGGTGGTAGTCTAGATTATGAGAATATTCTAGATTTTGAAGGTGGTCATGCTTCTGAAGTTGGTACTTTTGGAGTTCCAGCATCTGATAATGTTCCAGAATCAGAAGGTTCTAAACAAGTTTag